The following DNA comes from Microbacterium wangchenii.
CCCCGCTCGCGCAGCCGGGCCCGGATCTGAGCGAGTGCGGTGTCGGTGGATGGCGCGGAGACGGGAAGGTTCACTGCAGTGTCTTTCGGCTGGTCTCCTTGGCCAGGAGCGAGGAGGTCACCGCGATCACGGCGGTGATCGCGACGTAGACGCTCACCGCGAACGTGGTGGCGAAGGACTGGGTGAGCAGCTGGGCCAGGAGGGGTGCCAGCGCGCCGCCGAGGATGCCGGCGACCTGGTAGCCGAAGCCGGCGCCGGTGGTGCGCACCTTGGTGGGGAACATCTCGGTGATGAACGCCGCCATCGGCCCGTACATGATCCCCTGGGCGGCGATCCCGACCGCGATGGCGAGCACGGCCAGCGCCTCGTTGGTGGTGTCGATAAGGGGCCACGCGACGAAGGCCCACACGCCCACGGCGATCGCACCCGCGACGTAGACCGGGCGGCGCCCCACCCGATCGGACAGATGCGCCGACACCGGGATGACGGCGAACTGCGCGAGGCAGCCGAGGATGACCCCCGTCAGTCCGACGCTCGGCGGAAGCTGCAGCGTATTGGCTATGTAGGAGAGGGCGAACACCGCGAAGACGTAGTACGACACGTCGCTGGCGATGCGGATGCCGATGGTCAGCAGCACCTGCCGCCACGAGGAGCGGAGCATCGTCCGCAGGGGCGTCGGATCGGGCTGCTCGTCGGCGAACAGCGGCGACTCCTCCACGGCGGCGCGGATCCAGAAGCAGAAGACGACGAGGACCGCGCTCGCGAGGAACGGGATCCGCCATCCCCAGGCGAGGAACTGCTCCTCCGGCATGACCGCCTGCATGACGTACAGGGCGCCGACGGCGAGGAGGTTCCCCGCCGGCACGCCCAGCTGCATCCACGAGGCCAGCAGCCCTCGGCTGACGCTGCGGCCGGCGCCGTCGGCATGCTCGGCCGATAGCGTCGCGGCGCCGCCCCATTCGCCGCCGAGCCCGAGCCCCTGTGTGACGCGGAGGAGCACGAGGATGACCGCCGCCCAGATGCCGATGGTGTCGTAGCCGGGCACGCAGCCGATGAGGAACGTCCCCACGCCCATGAGCATGAGCGTGGCGATGAGAACCTTCTTCCGCCCGATGGAGTCGCCCAGCCGGCCGAAGATTATTCCGCCCAGCGGACGGACCACGAAGGCCACGCCGTACGTCATGAACGACAGGAGGAGGCCCACTCCCGGGTCCG
Coding sequences within:
- a CDS encoding MFS transporter, which codes for MTSLQPDARTTRPTSLRRVVLSAFAGTSIEWYDFFLFGSAAALVFPAVFFPESDPGVGLLLSFMTYGVAFVVRPLGGIIFGRLGDSIGRKKVLIATLMLMGVGTFLIGCVPGYDTIGIWAAVILVLLRVTQGLGLGGEWGGAATLSAEHADGAGRSVSRGLLASWMQLGVPAGNLLAVGALYVMQAVMPEEQFLAWGWRIPFLASAVLVVFCFWIRAAVEESPLFADEQPDPTPLRTMLRSSWRQVLLTIGIRIASDVSYYVFAVFALSYIANTLQLPPSVGLTGVILGCLAQFAVIPVSAHLSDRVGRRPVYVAGAIAVGVWAFVAWPLIDTTNEALAVLAIAVGIAAQGIMYGPMAAFITEMFPTKVRTTGAGFGYQVAGILGGALAPLLAQLLTQSFATTFAVSVYVAITAVIAVTSSLLAKETSRKTLQ